The nucleotide sequence CCTCctcttccacctcctcctcctccttcttcttcttcttttcattttttattgtcatgcaaaacacacttccttattggtcactgttgtaagagcacatttaTACATAActgaaaccccaaaataaaaccctaaatatattgatgtgaaagacaactccaacagttctttctatggaggtggagAGGGTTCCccgtcataaatctttcaggattgtctcagagcattgcattgctgagagtagccaagttttcacagataatcatcctcaaatattgctgttattgtgtaccgtgttctcccagttctgcttattttgctctgcatcagttcctgcagatctttccagttttttcttttcttttttctttttttctcttttttctttttttttaaacccttaccttctgtcttggagtcaatactgtggtaagggtatgcaatgggggttaagtgacttgcccagggtcacagctgagaagtgtctgaggccagatttgaacctaggacctccgtctctaggtctgactctcattccactgagctacccagctgcccccctttccagtttttttctgcaATCATCCTGCtaatcatttcctatagcacaatagtattccattaccaacatgtaccacaattttttcagccattcttcaactgatagacatcccctcaattttggGGATGGCTTTCTAAGACCATTGGATCTTAGCACCTAGCTCCTAGGATTGTGATGAGCTAATGATTGTAAAGGGTGCTTTGGAAACCCTAAAGAGCCATATAAATACCagctattgttatcatcattattataccTGGACTAAAACCTTGTTTTCTCCATTAAAGTTCCCTTCCCTGCCGTATTGCACTGTCCTGCCTAGTATCAGCTTCAGCCTCCAGGAAAGTGCCTGGTTTTCGATCTGACATTTTAAGAAACACCTGAATAGTCCCATGAATCTGTCTCCAGAATGATGAGGGGCGGCTCGGACTAGGCAGTGAAAGTTTCCCTCGTCCTGCAGGGGTCACTGCTGCTCCAAGACTGGGCAAACAAGGCCTCCCCAACGGAGGGAGCTCAAGTCCGCTAACTGGCAGGAGCTTGGGAGCAGCCTCTGCAAATCATCTCCACCTATGTCCCTTTCGGGAGCGGGGTCTGCGGGGCTGGCATGCAGAGGGAGATATCCTGGGGCTCGGGCATCTTCCTTCTTGTGGCCGGGAAGAGAGCCTATCTGTCTCCAGGTCACTGcaagtttattaaaataaaaggagCTGTTGGTAAATACTGCTGACTCTGTTACCTGCCCCCTCTGTTAGGCCCCAGACTCAGAGGCTGGGTTGTAACTATTTTAAAAACACTCCAAGGACTTGACTTTGAAAAACCCAGacccccacccctccccttcAGTACCCCGCCGCCCCCCTCCTTCTTGGTAAGTATGGCTTAAGACCCAGGAGTTGCTTTCTCCCCTGGCAGGGGTTGGCTCTGCACGGCCAGCGGAGGTGGAGGCTCCAGGACAGCTCTTGGGCATGAGGGTCCCACTGAGCCGTCCCCGTGTGGAGGGGGCCTGTGAGTCACAGTCCGTGAAAGGGCAGAGacgatttttttttctttcacataaatATATCGCACTTAAATTAGTTTAGACAGCATGACATCAGAGAGTAATTAAATTGGTTTTTGTTGGAATTCCGTTTCCAATTCCTGAGTTCAggtttgtaagattttttttttttcactgagcaCCTGCaggcctgtgtgtgtgtgtgtgtgtgtgtgtgtgtgtgtgtgtgtgtgtgtgtgtgaaatatttTCACTGGAAAGgattcaaaacttaaaaaaaaaaaaaaaaaaaaaaaaagaactggagccCAGAGGCAGCATTACGCCATTCTTCCTTCTTGGAAAAAACCCTCAGACTTAAAACAAGCCTCCTTCAAACCCTCCATCAGTCCTGCAGCAGGAGAAAAGGGGCGGTCGGCTTTCTCCTTTCAAGAACGAGTTATTTTCAGCTGCTGACTGAAGACGGGCGCACGTCTGGATACAAGAGCGTTTCCACTATGGGACTGGATACAGACGCGCAAGAGGCACATTTAAAGAATCTCAGACTGAGGAGAAACTCGCCCTTcccgctgctgctgccgctgctgccgctgccgctgtcgctgctgctgctgccgccgctgccgctgctgctgctgcctttgAGGTTTCGTTCCTTTCATGGTTTCTCCTGCCAAACCAGAGGTACCTTCGCCGCTGTTCTCTTTGGTGCCATTCAGCGGCAGGTTAGAGGATGAGACTCCCAAGACTCCTCGCTTTCCTGCTCTGGCACCTGACTTGGTTGGACCTAGATCTTATCAGCACTGTTCTGAGTGCCCCAGACCTGGCACAGAGAACCTCAGGGTCCAGACCGGGATTGGCCAAGGCAGAAGCCAAGGAGCGAACCCCACCGGCCAGAGGCAGCTTCAGGCCAGGGGGACATGGCTACAATGGGGCAGCCACCAATGCCAGGGCAAAGGGCAGCACCAGCCAAGCTGGAGGCCTACTACCCAAGAAGGAGCAGCCCAAAAAGATGCCCTCGAGACCCGGAGGTCCTGATCCCAAGCCAGAATTCCCCCAGGCAAGGCAGGCCGGAGCTCGGACTGTGACCCCCAAAGGGCAGCACCCTGGTGCCAAGGTTCCTCCAAAGGGTGGCCCCAGCTCCAGTACCTTCCTACTGAAAAAGGCCAAGGAGCCAGGGCTCCCAAGCGAGCCCAAGGAACCATTCCGACCACCCCCAGTCACGCCCCATGAGTACATGCTCTCCCTGTACAGGACGCTTTCGGATGCTGATAGGAAGGGGGTCAATGGCAGCGTGAAACTGGAAGCTGGGCTGGCCAACACCATCACCAGCTTCATAGACAAAGGGCAAGGTGAGAGGCAATGCTGACCCCAGGCCAAAGAGGGCTATCTAGGGGAGTGTGTGGATCTCCTGGTGCACCAGTTACCTCTTGAATTGCACATCTGGTTGTGTGAGCTGCACTAGGACAGCTGATCCTAGGATGCTAAGGcaaggaagggaccttagggttTATTCAGTCTAGGGCCATCAGTTTACAGaacagaaaactgaggttcagaggggACCATGGTGAAAGTCTTGGGGAATTAGTTGCGTGAGCTGGGATGAGAACCCAGTATCCTGCTTCTTCTCAGGTCCTTGTTATTCAGTTTACGTGGGCTCTCCTTCCTCAGTTCTAGATGAAGCTAGATCAAAAATGTATGTTGGCAGCGTCGAGGGGAACAGGAGATTCATTGCAGAGGTGGAATTTCAACAGGGGAATGGGAGAAGTATACCTTCAGTGAGTACTCCTGTCCTAAACAAAGCTAAACTATTTGGTACTTTCATCCATAACCCAGGAGAACACAGGCTCTCCTCACTTTCTGCAGCTGTAGTGCTCAAAAATCTTCTGTTTTGATTCTGCCACTTAACTCTCCTGTGACCTGGTTCAAGTGACTTAtatttttgggcctcagtttgtcTCTACGTAAATAAATGAGGAGGTTGTACTAGATGGTTTCTATGGTCCCTTCCTTTTGTTGAGTTTCTAAAATTTTCTGATTCTTAGAATTTCTACTTGAGTGACTTGTGTGAGGgaggttgggagagagggagaacatACTTCATTAGGCACTTGatgttgggggagggggtgagcCAAGCTCAGTGGCAGCAAGCctggttggggtgggggaggtagCCTGGCTGTGTGCCCAGTTAGGGAAAGCTGTGATTCCTTCAGGACTCATAAAGTAAGTCCCCGTGTCCCCTAGCACTGAAGGCGctcagggaggggagatgagGAGTGTAAAAGTCCAATTAGGCACCTTCTGGGCCAACAGATGAATACTCCCTGATGGCAAATTGGTATTTAGGGAGGAGAACACGATCATTCTGACATATACTGAGCCTGTGTCATACATGCATATCTATAAGAACATGTATACACAAAAGTATGAGTACAATGCATCTAGTTCATATAGGACACCGGCTTCAGCGTAGCTACACATTCTCTGGCTCTGTCTCCCACACTACATACATACCCTTAATACTGAAGGTGAGAAGGTAAGCTTACACACACAGGACATCACATACTTACTTGCATGTGTATGCTCTCAATGGGCCTGTTAAGGCATTTGCTGTTTAGTAAAGATCTCTTATTTGTACATTCTCAGAATGTGGGGTTTCAGCCCCTGTCTTTGTGGGGAAAAGGTTAAATAGTTTTCTTGGTTTCCGTATCTCCTTCCTGTATACTATAGAGACATTCTTTGCAGGAGCATCAACAAtgatcctctttctttctctctagatGACAGAGGTCCTACAGTTAGAAAGCAGAGGTATGTGTTTGACATCAGTGCTCTGGAAAAAGATGGGCTGTTGGGAGCTGAGTTACGGATCCTGCGGAAAAAACCCTCAGATGGGTCAAAGGCATCTATCCCTGGGAGGCCAGCCCAGCTGAAACTGTCTAGCTGTCCCAGTGGCCGGCAGCCGGGCATCTTGCTTGATGTACGTTCTGTGCCAGGTTTGGACAGTCCCCGTTGGGAAGTGTTTGACATCTGGAAGCTCTTCCGAAATTTTAAGAACTCAGCTCAGCTGTGCTTGGAGCTAGAGGCCTGGGATCGAGGCCGGGTCATGGACCTACGTGGCATGGGCTTTGACCGAGTTGCCCGTCAGGTCCACGAGAAGGCCTTGTTCCTGGTTTTTGGCCGCACTAAGAAACGTGATCtgttcttcaatgaaattaaggCTCGCTCTGGCCAAGATGATAAGACTGTGTATGAATATCTATTCAGTCAGCGTCGGAAACGGCGAGCTCCCCTCACAACACGCCAGGGCAAGAGGCCCAGCAAGAATCCCAAGGCCCGTTGCAGTCGCAAGGCACTGCACGTCAACTTCAAGGACATGGGCTGGGATGACTGGATCATTGCACCTTTGGAATACGAGGCCTTCCACTGTGAAGGACTCTGTGAGTTTCCCCTGCGGTCTCACCTAGAGCCCACCAACCATGCTGTCATCCAGACTCTCATGAACTCCATGGATCCAGAATCTACGCCCCCCACATGCTGTGTACCCACAAGGTTGAGTCCCATCAGCATCCTCTTCATCGATTCTGCCAACAATGTGGTTTACAAGCAGTATGAGGACATGGTTGTGGAGTCCTGTGGCTGCAGGTAGCAGCATcacccttccagccacccactCTTCTCCATGGTCATGGCCACTGTCGTGTGGACCTCTCTTTTCCATCTGTATCCTGATTCCCAGGACCATTGATGAGGTGGGGAGCTATAGCTAAGAGCAATTTAAGCCTCATTTTTCCCTTGGAAGAAGGGTAGTGCTTCCAGATATCCTCTTCCAGAATCCCCTTTCATGACTCTGGCTAGCAAGCCCTTCACCAAAGAGTATCTCTCTCAGAAGGCATGTTCCTGGGGGACTGAGGGACCCCCACCCTAATTGAG is from Gracilinanus agilis isolate LMUSP501 unplaced genomic scaffold, AgileGrace unplaced_scaffold8847, whole genome shotgun sequence and encodes:
- the GDF5 gene encoding growth/differentiation factor 5 — translated: MRLPRLLAFLLWHLTWLDLDLISTVLSAPDLAQRTSGSRPGLAKAEAKERTPPARGSFRPGGHGYNGAATNARAKGSTSQAGGLLPKKEQPKKMPSRPGGPDPKPEFPQARQAGARTVTPKGQHPGAKVPPKGGPSSSTFLLKKAKEPGLPSEPKEPFRPPPVTPHEYMLSLYRTLSDADRKGVNGSVKLEAGLANTITSFIDKGQDDRGPTVRKQRYVFDISALEKDGLLGAELRILRKKPSDGSKASIPGRPAQLKLSSCPSGRQPGILLDVRSVPGLDSPRWEVFDIWKLFRNFKNSAQLCLELEAWDRGRVMDLRGMGFDRVARQVHEKALFLVFGRTKKRDLFFNEIKARSGQDDKTVYEYLFSQRRKRRAPLTTRQGKRPSKNPKARCSRKALHVNFKDMGWDDWIIAPLEYEAFHCEGLCEFPLRSHLEPTNHAVIQTLMNSMDPESTPPTCCVPTRLSPISILFIDSANNVVYKQYEDMVVESCGCR